The following coding sequences are from one Eleginops maclovinus isolate JMC-PN-2008 ecotype Puerto Natales chromosome 11, JC_Emac_rtc_rv5, whole genome shotgun sequence window:
- the LOC134872122 gene encoding GTPase IMAP family member 7-like, translated as MSVLRSSSSLLSRDWTFARSKLGRGGLFSRFLSLTRTPAREPRGLFLLRSTGRAPAARQRRSSIEHPPVFSELRLVLVGKTGAGKSSSGNTVLGRDAFSAAVHQSSVTRQCCKQRGEVSGRQLTVVDTPGLFDTSLQEHIVKREIAKCVNMSAPGPHAILLAIKVGPFTGEERDAVRQVVQIFGADAWKHTIVLFTHGDAGGPQLVQQAGPELQAVLQKAGNRFHVFNNARANNRGQVLDLLEAVQQMLEANGGQFYSNVRYEEVVQMLDHREAELREIYEKKLEEEIRGVESKYERKLEEEQQQCRQVEQRLQAELQEVKRYYRVLESGVRQVVEQTVPSDSFQEMLSQFNEKLKLNVLS; from the exons ATGTCAG tgctacggagttcgtccagcttattatccagggattggacatttgccagaagtaaactcggtagaggaggcctgttttcacgtttcctcagcctgaccaggaccccggcccgggaacctcgtggtctcttcctcctgcgctccacaggtagagctccagcag CACGCCAGAGGAGAAGCAGCATCGAGCATCCTCCAG TCTTCAGTGAGTTAAGGCTGGTTCTTGTTGGGAAGACTGGGGCCGGGAAGAGTTCCAGTGGAAACACGGTGCTGGGACGAGACGCCTTCAGCGCCGCCGTCCATCAGTCCTCAG TCACCAGGCAGTGCTGTAAGCAGAGGGGGGAGGTGTCTGGGAGGCAGCTGACGGTGGTGGACACCCCCGGGCTCTTCGACACCTCGTTACAGGAGCACATCGTGAAGAGAGAGATCGCTAAGTGTGTCAACATGTCGGCCCCGGGGCCCCACGCTATACTGCTGGCCATCAAGGTGGGGCCCTTCACCGGCGAGGAGCGAGACGCCGTGCGGCAGGTGGTGCAGATCTTTGGGGCAGACGCCTGGAAGCACACCATCGTGCTCTTCACCCACGGAGACGCCGGCGGCCCTCAGCTGGTGCAGCAGGCGGGGCCCGAGCTGCAAGCCGTCCTGCAGAAGGCGGGGAACCGGTTCCACGTCTTCAACAACGCCAGGGCCAACAACCGCGGGCAGGTGCTGGACCTGCTGGAGGCGGTGCAGCAGATGTTGGAGGCCAACGGAGGACAGTTCTACTCCAACGTCCGATACGAGGAGGTGGTGCAGATGTTGGACCACAGAGAGGCGGAGCTCAGGGAGATCTACGagaagaagctggaggaggagatcCGGGGGGTGGAGAGCAAGTACGAGAggaagctggaggaggagcagcagcagtgccGGCAGGTGGAGCAGCGTCTGCAGGCCGAGCTGCAGGAAGTGAAGCGCTATTACCGGGTCTTGGAGAGCGGGGTCCGTCAGGTGGTGGAGCAGACGGTGCCCTCCGACTCCTTCCAGGAAATGCTGTCCCAGTTCAACGAGAAGCTGAAGCTGAATGTTCTGTCCTGA